The Phlebotomus papatasi isolate M1 chromosome 3, Ppap_2.1, whole genome shotgun sequence genomic sequence aatttttcgccaaacgtacgacttatttcggaacggagggagtatgaaaattcgaaattgaatttgaattcttcgaacatcaacgactttttgtgcaaatagagttccatttaccttttatccaattttattttaaagtgttttaaccaagacactattggagaatcaaaatctacttgtgtttgggcTCATTATGGAGAGCTTTTATCGTAGAAACAAACCATAAGAGAATATTTACCGAGACTAATCGGTGCATTTTGCAATAAATGTTTAATTATAGAAAAATCTTCCTACTAACTGTTATAATCCTCTCAAGTGTGTCctggataaaataaaaaatctggtatattttctattttctttcgaaatagtaaaaaaaatcgttaataAGGGTTGGGTGATGGAGGATTATTCCCCAAGGAAGCGAAGGTAAAGAACAATAAGTTTTCAAGAAAATCCTTAAATAGGATCTTGAATCTTTAGATAACCTCGTAGGAACTATTCTTTGAGagaattttgttcttttatacTTTTCTGCGCCGATTTTGGTTTAGGCAaaggtataaaaaaaaagaaatgttctaGTACCAAAATAGCTTTAGGCTTTACTTGAAAAATCAGTAATAATCATcttttaatccgatttttatgatttgaAGTTGTCTAGATAATCCATTTCCATTTTGATATTTATGGTttttgtctcgactgttttctctaGTTCCCTCACCCTGTTctgaaaccaccaaacagtcgtgacatgaaccaatacaaagaaaagttcatttttcattggaatagcaccataagtcAAGTTATTGGGTGTTAGATGACGAAAAAAAATGGATGATTAGTCAAATTCTTACCTCACTTCTGGATTTGTGTGTCTTGTCTTCATGAGGACTCCATAGTTTAGTTGTTGCCACAAACTATCAGCTCCTGCAGCTCCTAGATTTGCAATTGTCGTGGATAAAAGTGTCTTCATCTGTTCACTGTCCACTAGTGGATTGTCCAATTGATCAATCATTGGTTGTAGAATAATCTCGCACCTGTAGCTCGTCATGAATTGTTTGTTGTCATACGTGCAGATTTGGAGGAAAGTCTGGAGGATGTTCTCTAGCAAAACTCTACACTTAGCTTCATCTTTGGGATAGTAGAGTTCTTCTGGTGACGAAAATTTGGTCAGATTGCACGAGTTGAGGAGATTGGCGGCATTTTGGACAAAATCCACAGCGAGCACCACAAAGAGGGATTTGAGAGTTTTAGCGATATGATGAGATAAGCTGCAAACAGAGAGAAATTGAGATGAGTCAGACAGGGCTAATTGGGGTTTttattgttgttgttgttgttgatgTTTCACCTGTAGAATGTTATCACTCTATCACGATCTTCTTCCTCCCTAATTGCCCAGTCGTAGACTTTGTAGTAGAGAGGCTTGAAGGAGCCCTCTGAGAGTTTCAGGATCAGAGCAACAAGGGCTTGGattattttgttttcaattgtgTTGACGTCTTCTAGGGCAGGATTTGTCGAACGGAATTTGAGGGCTTTTAGGAAGAATTCAGAGAGTTCCGTTTGAATTGCAGAGATGTCCTTACTGGAGACATCTACGAAGGATTCCGATAGGATTGACATGAGAGGAGCAATGGCATCTGTTGCATTTGCATCAATGAGTTGTCCATAGGAATTCTCAACGGCTGGTACGAGGATTCTCAGAGGGATGAAGGAGGAGATCTTGTGGCTGATTGTGTCGATTTTTCCAAGGATTGATGTCACTTTGGCATCCTGTGGGATGATTTTCTGGACTTTGACGCGGAATTTAGCGATGAGGGTTAGCATTCTCTCCAAATACGGACTGAGGAACATCGGAAGGGTATCTATGACTTTCTGTAGGGCAGTTATAATGCTAACTGTTGTCATATCGACAGATTCATTCTCCTCGGTATCCTTCTCGAGGATCTGCAGGAAAATCGGCATGAAGATCGAAAGGGCAGAAAGAGAATGAACTCTCAAGTTTGAACAGATTTCAGCGATGGAGAGAACAACTGAAGCTAGGATAATTGATTGTAGTGCTTTGTGCTTCTTGAGGACTCCTATCAGTTGATGAAGAAGGCTTTTGAATACTTCTGTTTGACTTTCAGCCAGGATCTTTGATAGGATCTTAACGGCGATCAGAGCAACTTGCTGTATGAGTGCAATTTCATGAGCAGATCCTGAATCTCTGTCCTCTTTTGAAATAATGGAGTCAATAATTGCTCGTAGAGGCGTTAAAACTTGCAAGAAGTGATTGTCATCGCAATCCTTGAAGAACTGATCTTTCTGCTGAAGTTTACTGATCAGCAGTTCAATAACTTTCCTACGAACTGTTAGGATTTTGTGCTGTATCAATCCATTGATAACAGCCAGAAACATATCCGGTGATAGGAGTAAGATTGAGTTGTCCAAAGTATCGTAGCAGTTGTGTAACATGACTTTCCAGTATTTCTGTTGATCTTGATTGCGATCGAGGGACTTTGAAGCTTCGCCGATAAACATAAGTTCCCTAATGATAATGTTCTGGTAGAAAGGTTTCATCCTCGAGAAGTCTTCGCTGTTCAAAGTGGCTACTTTGGTGACAAACTGCGCAGATGACGTTAGATTGCTAACGAAGTGAATGGTGATGTACTTGAAGTGTCTCCGTTGTTTATCGCTTGCTCCTTCGAGATTGATCACTTGAAACTCTTTTGGCTTCTCTTCATCCTGTTCCTTCTCCTCCAGCAGCATCTTCTGCACATGCTCAATGAGTTTCGTACAGGTCACGAGGACTGTATCAGGTGAAAATTCATTTGCAATAGCCAAAGCAACTTGAATACGTTTAGGAAGTTCTCCAGCATCTTGTTTAGGTTCCTTCTTTGATTTTGTCATTACATGACTTCCAAAGAGGATTCCCAGGAAGAGCCAGAGATTGTCATTCGGTCCTAGGGTTTCAATTAGTTTGACGTACATTGGAAGTCGTCGATGTTCAGGAACATCTAGTATAATGTCAACGAAAACATTGAGAACTGGCACAACTAAGGACTGTGCTTCTTCAATGCTCTTCTGTTCGCTTTGCTTAACGAGGATCGGGATGACGTTCTCAATGATGTTCGTGATGATTTGGAAGCTGTAAGCGTCATCTTGACGAACAACGGAGGATCCCATGAAAGTGAAGATGTCCATCATGTTGTGCAGAACTTGTTCCGGGATTATAGAGGACACGAAGCAGATCAACTGCAGAGCATGATGATGCGTTTGAGGATTGTACGAAGCTCGGATGCACTGAATGACCAAATCGATCTTGAAGACACTATCTGAAACAATGTCTTTCTCCCTATCTTCAATATCCTGACAACTCAGCAGGATCGATGATAGGACAATTTGTTTGGTGTACTCAACAGGAGCTTGTTCTTCAAAGTCAACGCAACGCTTAAGGATACCAAAGAGATCACTTAGAAGGATTTTGATGTTTGTCACCTTCTTCCTGGTTTGAATGAACTCCAGGAGTGTAACTCCCATCAACCACTCCTTGGTTTTCAGGACATCAACAGATGGTACTAGTTGAAGGGATTTTTTGTCCTTCGTAGCTGGAACTTTAGCACCTTGCATCTTCTGGAGGATTCCTTGAAGAATCTTTGCGTCAAGCTTGATCTTCTTTACGAAGCTTCCCAGGCAAGTGGACACTTCTGGCCATTCCGTAAAACTAGCCACGGATACAATGAGTTTCAGAAATTCTTCCTGATACTTCTCCGTCAAAACATCAAACATAACTTCGTCGAAGTTTTCAATAAAAGCCACAGGAGTACTGACTAAAGTTTCTCCCGGGATGTCTAAGTGAGCTTTGCTGGACATGATCTCTTGAACGAACTCCCAAATTGGAGGATTCCTGCTGAGTCCTCTGAGAGTATCCTGATTGAATCTCAGGATGATTTGTTTGACAATCAAGGATTCTTGGATAGATAGGAAGTCCTTAGCTTCCTTTAGGATCTTCGTAGCAACTGGAGCTAACTTCGTTAAGATCTCAGGATCATTGATATGCTCACATAGCATCAAGATATGTCCTTGTATATGACGTTCTTCGCAATCTTCCTGCCCTGCAAAGTCTAAACAAGCATTTCGGATGGATTCCAAGTGTTTCTTTTCAAcgaacttcctcttcttcaatTCAGAACGATTGGGTGCCAGGATATTGTAGAGAATCAGAGAGATCTGATCACAATCCATCTCAAGTTCTTCTTTTTGATCCAGTAACAGCGTTGAGAAGAGTTTGAGCCTGTCAGATGATGTTTCCTGGATAATTTCCCAAGTTTCCAAGACACATTTCCTAATAATGGAATTCTCATTTCTCAgaccaattagaaactttcgcAGGATACTATCTGAAATTTCTAGAAGTTGCACAGATTGTAGGATAGCATTGGTGAGTTTGATGACTTGAAGTTCAAGTTCCGTAGACACCGTAGAATTTGGTAAGGTGTGACTGATGAAGAAATCAGCCAGAAAATCTAGTTTTTCCTCCAGGATCGGTGATATCTTGTCAAGAAAGTGCTTCAAAAggttttcataaacttttctaGTGTCATCCTGATTCAAACTGGCAAAAAATCCCTTCAGCAGTAGTTCAAGGAGTTTGATCTGGAGAGTTTGCTtggtttccggagtgaaatctgtgaatttgataatattttcgaaGCAATCCGAAAACAAACTCAACGGAAGTTTATTATTATGAACGAGTTCATGGGATTTCTTCAAGTCCTTGGACACGATCTCTGCACTTTTCAGAGATTTAGAAATGATGTCCAGGAATTGGCAAGTAGTTTCTGAAGATGTTTGATGTTTCAACGAAGATGACAGTAAGAGAAGAGCATAGAACTTCTGAACACTTCCCATCGTGTCGATCTGGACATGCAGAATAAGTTCATCAGCTTCCGGAAAACCTGATCTTTCCAGCAGGGTCTCGTAGACACCATATCTGAAATCTTCAGCAGTGTCTGACTTGGATTCCTGAATCTTCTGACCACATCTCTTCAGGAAGGCACTTGAAGAGGCAAACGCCGACTTCAGGATTTGCCTTGTCAACTCCACAGAGTCATTGTTCTTTGGGAAGAGGTACTGGAAAATTGTAAGAAAGATTCTATGATAGTCTTTCGAATTCCAATCTTTGCGCTCGGTCAAATGGCGAATACAGAGCAATTTTGCTTTGTTCCAATTGGCCAGAAGCGATGCTGATCGATTCAGAGTGGTCAAGAGTTTAGTCACAAGGATCTCCTCTCCCAAAAGTTTAATTAGTGTCTCAGTTGGAAGCTTCAGAACTTGCTCAATGACTTTGGGATTGTCATCAGCAAGTCTCTCTGCGAGACTGTCCCTCAGTAAATCTTCACTCTCCCCGCTGATTGTCACCTTCCCGAAATTCTTCACCAGATACTTCACAGCTTCCACACGGAATTTCGATTGATGATGGTAGAGATTCTCAAAGATATTATCCTCACCATCCGTAAAGGAGACCTTTAGGAGGAACCCAAGGACAGCTTTAAGGGCTGTCTTTCGTCCTTCAGATATTTCCTCCTTGCTGGACATGATATGCTTGATGACACGGTCGAAAGTATCCGGATACTGACGTTCAAGGCTTTTCAGGAAGTTTGAATACCAAGAGGACACATCCATGTTGCTATCACTGAGAGCAATGTCACTCTCATCTCCGGAATCTATTGTGATTACATCCGGACGCTTCTCCCGGAGGACGTAGTTGTTAAGGGCACATCTGAAAaggaaattatttgaaaatgtgaggttatgtgcaCAAAAAGTTGATTTCGGTGCCTCACAATCTGTATATTTCGCTTCTTCTAAAATGTGGAACTATTATTTCATGAATTGGTCAATTTATGGTATTTACAAAATaagaaaagttaatttcaagagaCAGTTATTGTGTATAACCTCAAAGTTACATAACCTAGAAAATCACATTTGTTGTCGAATTTGCTAACTGAAATGCAATTCGAATATTTCCCACCAGATGAGCAAGCTTTCACTCGTCCACTAGCGCCACTTGACGTAAAGTCAGAGTGACGTGAGTCATGGTTGGCTATAGAGTGTGTGGTGCGAGAGTTGTCAAGATGAGCCTCATTTCGGgaaatttcagtttttctgcGAGAGGTCAACACATTTTCCAGAAGCTAgatatcaaaattaattataggtttAAAACCAGTTCAGCAGACTTAGGGAACCGACTTTTCAACAAATGTAAACTTGTCCAAATTCGTTCAGAAACACGTTGCCTAGTTTTTTTTAACCTTGAATTTGCTCATAACTACAAATTTTCTTAAGAATGCAATGTCTCAATAAAACTTAATTAATcagtaattttatttgattttcttttgtatcCTTTACACAGCAATTTTACcagaaagttataaaatttagATAAGAGGTTAGtttgaaatttgaggttatgttgaaactAACCTTAACAGAATTGCACACTCATTTAGTTCTTGCAGACGGCACAATTTTTAGCTTGACAAAGAAGaagttttgattaaaaaagctcCTAGataaatatttgtcaaattATTTGCGGTTAAAAATTCTtaggttttaaataaattatttagatagggtaaagtggtacaagttggacaatggtagaatttggacagggctttttttcttgataaatttagtacttcatttttatatgtatatttttaatgctttagttttataatttggttccttgtgcttaaaaacaagttttgtactgtatttataaagaaaaaagccatgtccaatttgtacagacgaattgtccaacttataacactaattccaaattatatcactttaccctatttgaattgattttcgtTCGTAGTATTTATGTTcgtttttcactttttaaaattgtttagaaCGCAgcgattttatattaaaaaaaaacagaaatggcAATGTGTCTCAGCTTATGCTTTTTGTATGCTTTTTGGGTAGATACATCTTTAATACCGATTacattgattgataaattaattaaaaaaaacattccaaatAAGAAATTCTTTAAGAAAGTAGGTtctagaacaaataaaaaataaatccgagaaaggtacCAATTAATGGATATACACTGATGGCAATTAATATACTTCCACTCCTCCATATCGGAAAAACtcggaaaataaattttgcaaaaaaagttgaaaaaatcgTTTGAAGCTATTTTCAAACTGACATGAAAAAATGACATTCGGATTTCATA encodes the following:
- the LOC129808113 gene encoding HEAT repeat-containing protein 1 homolog → MSTSLAEQLKRLQKPQTSQLVDHKHKPSVLFDEKEAANKDRETIYEIGLSGLEEIVGLNGEFQIFETTLFDRTARDLERSVEDSEVNRQLDKTIKKFLIRLSPYFMLQSSHKCLEWLIRRFHVESFNQDEVMMMILPFYESRMFVRCVQVLDLKGAEKKWGWLKSTKKTGLPLSKQMLMNHAGSDTFFLQFIGKMVIDSVKEHGNRSHTLQALIGFYTTTMIGALETVREVTEGHVIAILPSLLKGFSSSAIDFTAASYMILGQLLSKTSISPNTLEKIIPKIVASAPVGLQMDATMLLILIYQTQQKHFNQISDEALKTLVLATWTPKCLGQLVAQGVHTDRFILPILASALRKVQQKSENLISCKTFCENLLLDVRFNDEEAELIIRCALNNYVLREKRPDVITIDSGDESDIALSDSNMDVSSWYSNFLKSLERQYPDTFDRVIKHIMSSKEEISEGRKTALKAVLGFLLKVSFTDGEDNIFENLYHHQSKFRVEAVKYLVKNFGKVTISGESEDLLRDSLAERLADDNPKVIEQVLKLPTETLIKLLGEEILVTKLLTTLNRSASLLANWNKAKLLCIRHLTERKDWNSKDYHRIFLTIFQYLFPKNNDSVELTRQILKSAFASSSAFLKRCGQKIQESKSDTAEDFRYGVYETLLERSGFPEADELILHVQIDTMGSVQKFYALLLLSSSLKHQTSSETTCQFLDIISKSLKSAEIVSKDLKKSHELVHNNKLPLSLFSDCFENIIKFTDFTPETKQTLQIKLLELLLKGFFASLNQDDTRKVYENLLKHFLDKISPILEEKLDFLADFFISHTLPNSTVSTELELQVIKLTNAILQSVQLLEISDSILRKFLIGLRNENSIIRKCVLETWEIIQETSSDRLKLFSTLLLDQKEELEMDCDQISLILYNILAPNRSELKKRKFVEKKHLESIRNACLDFAGQEDCEERHIQGHILMLCEHINDPEILTKLAPVATKILKEAKDFLSIQESLIVKQIILRFNQDTLRGLSRNPPIWEFVQEIMSSKAHLDIPGETLVSTPVAFIENFDEVMFDVLTEKYQEEFLKLIVSVASFTEWPEVSTCLGSFVKKIKLDAKILQGILQKMQGAKVPATKDKKSLQLVPSVDVLKTKEWLMGVTLLEFIQTRKKVTNIKILLSDLFGILKRCVDFEEQAPVEYTKQIVLSSILLSCQDIEDREKDIVSDSVFKIDLVIQCIRASYNPQTHHHALQLICFVSSIIPEQVLHNMMDIFTFMGSSVVRQDDAYSFQIITNIIENVIPILVKQSEQKSIEEAQSLVVPVLNVFVDIILDVPEHRRLPMYVKLIETLGPNDNLWLFLGILFGSHVMTKSKKEPKQDAGELPKRIQVALAIANEFSPDTVLVTCTKLIEHVQKMLLEEKEQDEEKPKEFQVINLEGASDKQRRHFKYITIHFVSNLTSSAQFVTKVATLNSEDFSRMKPFYQNIIIRELMFIGEASKSLDRNQDQQKYWKVMLHNCYDTLDNSILLLSPDMFLAVINGLIQHKILTVRRKVIELLISKLQQKDQFFKDCDDNHFLQVLTPLRAIIDSIISKEDRDSGSAHEIALIQQVALIAVKILSKILAESQTEVFKSLLHQLIGVLKKHKALQSIILASVVLSIAEICSNLRVHSLSALSIFMPIFLQILEKDTEENESVDMTTVSIITALQKVIDTLPMFLSPYLERMLTLIAKFRVKVQKIIPQDAKVTSILGKIDTISHKISSFIPLRILVPAVENSYGQLIDANATDAIAPLMSILSESFVDVSSKDISAIQTELSEFFLKALKFRSTNPALEDVNTIENKIIQALVALILKLSEGSFKPLYYKVYDWAIREEEDRDRVITFYSLSHHIAKTLKSLFVVLAVDFVQNAANLLNSCNLTKFSSPEELYYPKDEAKCRVLLENILQTFLQICTYDNKQFMTSYRCEIILQPMIDQLDNPLVDSEQMKTLLSTTIANLGAAGADSLWQQLNYGVLMKTRHTNPEVRLLALGTCVEFARKIGQDFQSLLPETIPFLSELMEDENQDVERGCKRYIHDLEVILNDSLQKYF